A section of the Bombus fervidus isolate BK054 chromosome 9, iyBomFerv1, whole genome shotgun sequence genome encodes:
- the Cpf1 gene encoding cuticular protein CPF1, producing the protein MFSKIIVLACILAMSNAGILAPAGQYTLTPAALTSTSDNILRSSGNLAQIATQSKTVATPFSSTSRSDIRVTNPAIYAHTAPVAYAAAHAPLAAPLAAPVSPLLGVAYSPAVAVSHMAYSSPIGVSYSW; encoded by the exons ATGTTCTCGAAG aTCATAGTACTCGCTTGCATTCTTGCCATGAGCAACGCCGGTATCTTGGCACCAGCTGGACAATATACTTTGACCCCTGCGGCTTTAACGTCGACATCGGACAATATCCTCCGCAGCTCGGGAAATCTCGCACAAATTGCGACCCAATCGAAGACAGTTGCCACCCCATTCTCCAGCACTAGCAGATCCGACATTCGTGTAACCAACCCGGCCATCTATGCTCACACTGCTCCAGTGGCATACGCCGCAGCCCACGCACCTTTGGCAGCACCCTTGGCAGCACCCGTGAGCCCACTCCTTGGCGTCGCTTATTCTCCAGCGGTGGCTGTTTCGCACATGGCCTACAGCAGCCCCATCGGTGTCTCTTACTCCTGGTAA
- the Cpf2 gene encoding cuticular protein CPF2 isoform X1, which produces MFRFLVICGCLLAVGHAGVIGGGLLATAPAAVAVQPAAAAALPLSTAAALPLPTAALAVPTIATSTSNVIRGIGNLGAISAYAKSVDTPFSSVRKADVRVNNPGIVTATAVPAPVVAVANTALAAPVATAAVAAPALLAPGLTTAIGAAPALTAGLTPLGLNGLGALQGLGAVKVL; this is translated from the exons ATGTTTAGA TTCTTGGTGATTTGTGGTTGCTTGCTGGCGGTTGGACATGCTGGCGTGATCGGCGGTGGTTTGCTCGCAACCGCGCCCGCAGCGGTCGCGGTGCAGCCAGCGGCAGCAGCGGCTCTTCCTCTGTCCACTGCAGCAGCCCTTCCTCTGCCCACAGCCGCGCTCGCCGTACCAACTATCGCAACATCGACCTCTAACGTGATACGGGGTATCGGTAACTTAGGTGCCATATCGGCCTACGCAAAGAGCGTAGATACGCCGTTCAGTAGCGTCAGGAAAGCGGACGTGCGCGTTAACAATCCTGGAATCGTGACGGCGACCGCTGTGCCCGCCCCGGTAGTTGCGGTCGCAAATACCGCTCTTGCAG CTCCAGTGGCTACAGCAGCTGTTGCCGCTCCTGCGCTTCTCGCACCTGGACTGACCACCGCAATCGGAGCTGCACCCGCTCTCACAGCTGGTTTAACTCCTCTGGGGCTTAACGGGCTTGGAGCTTTGCAGGGATTAGGAGCCGTCAAGGTTCTTTAA
- the Cpf2 gene encoding cuticular protein CPF2 isoform X2 gives MFRFLVICGCLLAVGHAGVIGGGLLATAPAAVAVQPAAAAALPLSTAAALPLPTAALAVPTIATSTSNVIRAPVATAAVAAPALLAPGLTTAIGAAPALTAGLTPLGLNGLGALQGLGAVKVL, from the exons ATGTTTAGA TTCTTGGTGATTTGTGGTTGCTTGCTGGCGGTTGGACATGCTGGCGTGATCGGCGGTGGTTTGCTCGCAACCGCGCCCGCAGCGGTCGCGGTGCAGCCAGCGGCAGCAGCGGCTCTTCCTCTGTCCACTGCAGCAGCCCTTCCTCTGCCCACAGCCGCGCTCGCCGTACCAACTATCGCAACATCGACCTCTAACGTGATACGGG CTCCAGTGGCTACAGCAGCTGTTGCCGCTCCTGCGCTTCTCGCACCTGGACTGACCACCGCAATCGGAGCTGCACCCGCTCTCACAGCTGGTTTAACTCCTCTGGGGCTTAACGGGCTTGGAGCTTTGCAGGGATTAGGAGCCGTCAAGGTTCTTTAA
- the LOC139990694 gene encoding uncharacterized protein yields the protein MGSTKQEDRLLNVGISLPKWMTGRSNNRCDSNDTTFSPPSHDDSFFYIRYPKTQNRSSISQEYRPIDEVFGEQNITSSTNNVKVQDTQQQQFTEEKKKNQEIDFSKHPLPCQPFVPSTSTANKENGIKSSPKVLLTDNTKITKSQGVDDGFHGKPALCGKSIVFVANQMMSNKFHETISAEQAASQPKKGSKSLPATPVASPSGSPSGSPKARRRVTSNRYFAGTSLLDREKYQGGWILASIFGQSREFVTGKIEEEDEANIEAATAPLRSLARKKSISSQNLTYVGSDEKSEKSAAYSNAFQAKPSQLREMNFWSPTSM from the exons atgggCTCCACGAAACAAGAAGATAGATTACTCAacgttggaatatctttgccAAAGTGGATGACAGGCCGAAGCAACAATAG ATGTGATTCCAACGACACCACGTTTAGTCCACCATCTCACGACGACAGCTTCTTTTATATACGATATCCGAAGACACAAAATCGATCATCGATTTCGCAAGAATATCGGCCGATTGACGAAGTTTTTGGCGAACAAAATATTACTTCATCAACGAATAATGTGAAAGTACAGGAtacgcaacaacaacaatttactgaggagaagaaaaaaaatcagGAAATTGATTTTAGCAAGCATCCCTTACCTTGTCAACCGTTTGTACCATCAACTTCAACAGCGAACAAAG AAAACGGAATTAAATCAAGTCCGAAGGTATTACTGACCGATAATACGAAGATTACAAAATCACAGGGAGTAGATGATGGATTTCATGGCAAACCAGCACTTTGTGGAAAGTCAATTGTTTTTGTAGCTAATCAGATGATGTCTAACAAATTTCACGAGACTATTTCGGCCGAGCAGGCCGCCAGTCAACCCAAAAAAGGAAGCAAATCTTTACCAGCCACTCCAGTCGCTTCGCCATCAGGCAGTCCAAGCGGTTCGCCTAAGGCTCGTCGTCGTGTTACTTCGAATCGATACTTTGCAGGAACATCCCTTCTTGATCGCGAGAAATATCAGGGAGGTTGGATCTTGGCAAGCATCTTCGGACAATCTAGGGAATTCGTTACTGGCAAGATCGAAGAAGAGGACGAAGCAAATATCGAAGCCGCAACTGCTCCACTTAGATCGCTTGCTCGGAAGAAATCCATTTCGTCGCAAAATCTTACATATGTAGGAAGCGATGAGAAATCAGAAAAATCAGCTGCCTACTCAAATGCATTTCAAGCAAAACCATCGCAATTAAGAGAAATGAATTTCTGGTCCCCAACATCGATGTAA